In a single window of the Osmia bicornis bicornis chromosome 7, iOsmBic2.1, whole genome shotgun sequence genome:
- the LOC114874049 gene encoding cytochrome b5-like isoform X2: MSKQHTRSEVANSNDKDKTLIIVHDKVYNVKSFLNEHPGGEEILLEHQGKDASEDFDDVGHSKEAFELMKKYQVGELIESERSNTTPKQNWGTSNDLKSDNQDQGMSSLVAVAFFVVLAAIAYYVYF, from the coding sequence ATGAGCAAGCAGCACACGAGGAGTGAGGTTGCCAACAGCAACGACAAGGATAAGACTCTGATAATCGTGCACGACAAGGTGTACAACGTAAAGAGCTTCTTGAACGAGCATCCTGGCGGAGAAGAGATCCTGTTGGAACACCAGGGTAAGGATGCTTCCGAGGATTTCGACGACGTGGGCCACTCTAAGGAGGCGTTCGAGTTGATGAAGAAATACCAGGTCGGCGAGTTGATCGAGTCGGAAAGGTCGAATACGACCCCGAAGCAAAATTGGGGAACATCGAACGACTTGAAATCGGACAACCAGGATCAAGGAATGTCTTCGTTGGTGGCGGTAGCCTTTTTCGTCGTCCTCGCTGCTATCG